The following proteins are encoded in a genomic region of Clostridium kluyveri:
- the addB gene encoding helicase-exonuclease AddAB subunit AddB, whose amino-acid sequence MSIRFIYGRAGSGKSHYCLEDIKRRIQEGSNRNLILLVPEQFSFQAEKNLIKSIGEKGTLKAQVLSFRRMAEKVFDEVGGGIKKYINDAGKNILLYKIIEENKNKLKVYKTSAKKQGFVNLVSDIIGEFKKYNISPELLKENLDSIENKSLKNKLEDIGMLFLEFQNRLSRNYIDLEDTLHILCEKLDESIIFKNAEVWIDEFSIFTPQEYSVIEKIMCSAYRVNITLCMDALGEYSERESIDLFLPIKITEQNILQIAEKNNIIYQKPVNLRCSPCYRFKNSTALQHLQHSLFSYPYKNYEKPTEDINIFKALNKYTEIDYIARDIVKACRDKNLRFKDMAVVTGDLDEYENLIKAVFNQYDIPYFIDKKREIIHNQIVILIISAVEILAKSWSYESVFRYLKTGLLDLEFDDIDILENYVLANGIRGKQWLDTKPWSFKINYSSFKENDSEEEQEYLNKINSIRDKVREPILKLSNDIKGKKKGRHICEGLYNFLCELKIQEKVEELIIEFRNTDRLDKANEYSQIWDIVVDVLDQIVDVLGEQSFGMEIFNEALEIGFSQYEIGVIPPALDQVLVSNITRIKSYNISALYIAGVNDGIFPVTISPEGVFTDQDRDELKQNGLEIAPNTRSRAFEEQFLIYATLTIVDKYLTLTYSMSDEEGKARRPSVVISMIKKIFPKLQEKSNLLDASGYEEGIEAVNSPKATFNMLISNIRRNLGHRENINSLWIDVYRWYREHEIWNKRLETVLGAFCYNNEIKISDLAKIRRLYGKHLNMSVSRLEKFAQCPFGYFVQYGLKVKDRKMYSLSAPDLGSFMHGILEKFSIGLKEKSLTWENVDEKCCEENINDLVDNVLHDSPNSVLNSSKKYKHVTDKLKKTLTRSVWLIAQHMKKGRFIPRAYELVFGEIGDFPPISIELDSGEKVSLTGKVDRVDTAKEDITTYIRIIDYKSGTREFKLSDVYYGFQLQLLIYLDAILTEFDKTTKGKSIPAGLLYFKLEDPIVRTKENIPDHEIEDRITKSLKMNGLLLNDVNVIRQMDTSMEKSSDIISVSIKKDGNLSKSKSSLATRKQFELLRKYVRSTIADLCKKILTGNIEVTPYKNKTKNGCSYCEYSAICQFDTSIKGNKYRIIEDKSDEEIWKGIENKVQE is encoded by the coding sequence ATGAGTATAAGGTTTATATATGGAAGAGCAGGAAGCGGTAAAAGTCATTATTGTCTTGAAGATATTAAAAGAAGAATACAAGAAGGTAGTAACAGAAATCTGATACTTTTAGTTCCAGAACAATTTTCTTTTCAGGCGGAAAAAAATTTGATAAAGTCAATAGGAGAAAAGGGAACTTTAAAGGCTCAGGTGCTTAGTTTCAGAAGGATGGCGGAAAAAGTATTTGATGAAGTAGGAGGGGGAATTAAAAAATATATAAATGATGCAGGCAAAAATATACTTTTGTATAAAATAATAGAAGAAAACAAGAATAAATTAAAAGTTTACAAAACTTCTGCAAAAAAACAGGGTTTTGTAAACCTGGTTTCAGATATAATAGGAGAATTTAAGAAGTACAATATATCTCCAGAGCTTTTAAAGGAAAATTTAGATAGTATAGAAAATAAAAGTTTAAAAAACAAATTGGAAGATATAGGAATGTTGTTTCTGGAATTTCAAAATAGACTTAGCAGAAATTATATAGATTTAGAGGATACACTGCACATATTATGTGAAAAATTGGACGAATCTATTATTTTTAAGAATGCGGAGGTATGGATAGATGAATTTTCTATCTTTACCCCTCAGGAATACAGTGTAATAGAAAAAATTATGTGTAGTGCATATAGAGTAAATATAACCTTGTGTATGGATGCATTGGGGGAATATTCAGAAAGAGAAAGCATAGACTTGTTTTTACCTATTAAAATTACAGAGCAAAATATTTTACAAATAGCAGAAAAAAATAATATAATCTACCAGAAACCAGTAAATTTAAGGTGCAGTCCATGTTATAGATTTAAAAATAGTACTGCACTTCAACACCTTCAACATTCTTTGTTTTCATATCCTTATAAGAATTATGAGAAACCTACAGAGGACATAAATATATTTAAAGCTCTAAATAAATACACTGAAATAGATTATATTGCAAGAGACATAGTAAAAGCCTGTAGAGATAAAAATCTTAGATTTAAAGATATGGCAGTGGTTACAGGAGATTTAGATGAATATGAAAATTTAATAAAAGCAGTATTTAATCAATACGACATACCTTATTTTATAGATAAAAAAAGAGAAATTATCCATAATCAAATTGTAATTTTAATAATTTCTGCTGTTGAAATATTGGCTAAAAGCTGGTCTTATGAGTCTGTATTCAGATATCTAAAGACAGGACTTTTGGATTTAGAATTTGATGATATAGATATTTTGGAGAATTATGTGCTGGCTAATGGAATAAGAGGAAAGCAATGGCTAGATACAAAACCCTGGAGTTTTAAAATAAATTATAGCAGCTTTAAAGAGAATGACTCTGAAGAGGAACAAGAATATTTAAATAAAATAAATTCCATAAGGGATAAGGTCAGAGAACCCATATTGAAGCTTTCTAATGACATAAAGGGGAAGAAGAAAGGAAGGCACATCTGCGAGGGACTTTATAATTTTTTATGTGAGCTTAAAATACAAGAAAAAGTAGAAGAACTTATAATAGAGTTTAGAAATACTGATAGATTAGATAAGGCAAATGAATACAGTCAGATTTGGGATATAGTAGTAGATGTACTAGATCAAATAGTAGATGTACTAGGGGAACAATCTTTTGGAATGGAAATATTCAATGAGGCACTTGAAATAGGATTTTCACAATATGAAATAGGGGTAATACCTCCTGCCTTAGATCAGGTTTTAGTAAGTAATATAACCAGAATAAAAAGTTATAATATAAGTGCACTCTACATAGCTGGAGTTAATGATGGAATCTTTCCTGTAACTATATCGCCGGAAGGGGTTTTTACAGATCAGGACAGGGATGAACTTAAACAAAATGGATTGGAAATAGCACCTAATACAAGAAGTAGGGCTTTTGAAGAACAATTTTTAATATATGCTACATTAACTATAGTAGATAAATATCTGACATTGACTTATTCTATGAGTGACGAAGAAGGAAAAGCTAGAAGACCTTCTGTTGTTATATCTATGATAAAGAAGATATTTCCTAAATTACAGGAAAAAAGCAATTTGTTGGATGCATCAGGATATGAAGAGGGAATAGAAGCTGTAAACAGTCCTAAAGCCACTTTTAATATGTTAATTTCAAATATAAGAAGAAATTTAGGTCATAGGGAAAATATAAATTCACTTTGGATAGATGTTTACAGATGGTACAGAGAACATGAAATCTGGAATAAAAGACTAGAGACGGTTTTAGGTGCATTCTGTTACAATAATGAAATTAAAATTTCAGATTTAGCTAAGATTAGAAGGCTCTATGGAAAACATCTAAATATGAGCGTTTCAAGATTAGAGAAGTTTGCACAGTGTCCCTTTGGCTATTTTGTACAATACGGACTTAAGGTTAAAGACAGGAAAATGTACAGTTTAAGTGCTCCAGATTTGGGAAGCTTTATGCATGGTATACTTGAAAAATTTTCTATAGGTCTAAAAGAAAAAAGTTTGACCTGGGAAAATGTAGATGAAAAATGTTGTGAAGAAAATATAAATGATTTGGTAGACAATGTTTTGCATGATAGCCCTAATTCCGTACTAAACAGTTCGAAAAAATATAAACATGTTACGGATAAATTAAAGAAAACTCTCACGAGGTCTGTATGGCTTATAGCACAACATATGAAAAAAGGGAGATTTATACCTAGGGCCTATGAACTTGTCTTTGGAGAAATAGGGGATTTTCCTCCTATCTCAATAGAGTTAGATTCAGGAGAAAAGGTTAGCCTTACAGGAAAAGTAGATAGGGTGGATACAGCAAAAGAAGATATAACAACTTATATTAGAATAATAGATTATAAATCAGGCACCCGGGAATTTAAGCTTTCTGATGTATACTATGGTTTTCAATTGCAGCTTTTAATATATTTAGATGCCATACTTACAGAGTTTGATAAAACGACTAAAGGGAAATCTATTCCTGCGGGGTTATTGTATTTTAAGTTGGAAGATCCTATAGTAAGGACTAAAGAAAATATACCTGATCATGAAATAGAAGATAGAATAACCAAAAGTTTAAAAATGAATGGATTGCTTTTAAATGATGTAAATGTAATAAGGCAGATGGATACCAGCATGGAGAAAAGTTCAGATATTATATCTGTTTCCATAAAGAAAGATGGAAATCTTTCTAAGTCTAAATCGTCATTGGCCACAAGAAAGCAGTTTGAACTTCTAAGGAAGTATGTAAGAAGTACTATAGCGGATTTATGCAAGAAAATATTGACTGGAAATATAGAGGTTACCCCTTATAAAAATAAAACTAAAAATGGCTGTAGTTATTGTGAATATTCGGCTATATGTCAATTTGATACTTCTATAAAAGGAAATAAATATAGAATAATTGAAGATAAAAGTGATGAAGAAATATGGAAGGGTATAGAAAATAAAGTTCAAGAATAG
- the surE gene encoding 5'/3'-nucleotidase SurE, translated as MRLLLTNDDGIMAEGIQVLAKHFEKDNEVIIAAPDVQRSGSGHCITTVPGELTVQEVKLEGINSKAYSITGTPADCARLGVRKLGNNQIDMVISGINNGFNLGIDSLYSGTVSAAIEAAICETPSIAVSLDTKGGNYDYNIAAEYAMEVFYIYKDKYKNKDENVVLSLNVPCLPREKIKGLKVCRVGFKYHLQEIYDKGEKTEELSYNYTDIYYVKRGYAALSPLHYDLTNYKILGDINNLFTEK; from the coding sequence ATGAGATTGTTACTGACTAACGATGATGGAATAATGGCAGAAGGAATACAGGTACTGGCTAAACACTTTGAAAAGGATAATGAAGTTATAATTGCGGCACCGGATGTACAAAGAAGTGGCAGCGGCCACTGCATAACTACTGTACCAGGTGAATTGACTGTACAGGAAGTAAAACTTGAAGGAATAAATTCAAAAGCTTATAGTATTACTGGTACTCCTGCAGATTGTGCCAGATTAGGAGTGCGAAAATTAGGAAATAATCAAATAGATATGGTTATATCTGGAATAAACAATGGTTTTAATCTAGGTATAGATTCCTTATATTCTGGAACTGTATCTGCAGCTATAGAAGCTGCTATATGCGAGACTCCTTCCATAGCTGTATCTCTTGATACTAAGGGAGGTAATTATGATTATAATATAGCGGCAGAATATGCTATGGAAGTTTTCTATATATATAAGGATAAGTATAAAAACAAAGATGAAAATGTAGTTTTAAGTTTAAATGTACCATGTTTACCTAGAGAAAAAATAAAAGGCCTAAAGGTATGCAGAGTTGGGTTCAAATACCATTTGCAGGAAATATATGATAAAGGTGAAAAGACAGAAGAATTGAGCTATAATTATACGGATATATATTATGTAAAAAGAGGATATGCAGCACTTAGTCCCTTGCATTATGATTTAACTAATTATAAAATATTAGGGGATATTAATAATCTTTTTACTGAAAAATAA
- the fsa gene encoding fructose-6-phosphate aldolase: MKLFIDTANVDEIRKANDMGIICGVTTNPSLIAKEGRNFKEVVKEITDIVDGPISAEVISLEWNGMVKEARELVKIHKNIVIKIPMTQEGLKAVKVLSQEGIKTNVTLIFSAAQALLAAKAGASYVSPFLGRLDDVGMDGIKLIEEIVTIFKVQNIVTEIIAASIRGPIHVVKCAALGSHIATVPYKVLVQMCKHPLTDIGIERFLKDWESVSDK; encoded by the coding sequence ATGAAACTATTTATAGATACTGCTAATGTGGATGAAATAAGAAAAGCAAATGATATGGGTATAATATGTGGAGTTACAACTAATCCTTCCTTAATTGCTAAGGAAGGTAGAAATTTTAAAGAAGTTGTGAAAGAAATAACTGATATAGTAGATGGTCCTATCAGTGCGGAAGTAATAAGTTTAGAATGGAATGGAATGGTAAAAGAGGCTAGGGAACTTGTAAAAATACATAAAAATATTGTAATAAAGATTCCAATGACACAAGAGGGCTTAAAAGCAGTAAAAGTTCTTTCGCAGGAAGGGATAAAAACCAATGTAACTCTAATTTTTTCTGCAGCACAGGCGCTTTTAGCTGCAAAAGCTGGAGCTTCATATGTAAGCCCTTTCCTTGGAAGATTAGATGATGTAGGCATGGATGGAATTAAATTAATAGAGGAAATAGTAACTATATTTAAAGTTCAGAATATAGTTACTGAAATTATAGCTGCTAGTATAAGAGGACCTATACATGTAGTTAAATGTGCTGCTTTGGGTTCTCATATTGCTACAGTTCCATATAAGGTTTTAGTGCAGATGTGTAAGCACCCTTTAACTGATATTGGTATAGAAAGATTCCTTAAAGATTGGGAAAGTGTTTCTGATAAATAA
- a CDS encoding DUF4367 domain-containing protein: MKDNMRNLREITNLVLKDIHVTEKLKDDTLKKCKYKKKLRLKPIYAVGISTAIIIFALIDYHHYTNFHSNITKKYIYNNPIARVSIKALDKIIGKSTEPELKTTEDKSKKSIPAKDNPSINSEISQNTKEDVNSKSNSTSDSKPNINNNDNTTTSLPESNDTTDYPVENKNLESEDKTTAVNPTESSEETKTISPDTLSLANAQDYFGGNISMPSYVPENFALTNIHIPEDTETGKIITIDYSNPENKYFKLIQSKELSYNSFNISGEKVSINDKIQGYIYIYNDPTVSDSPIVQIWWTKDNIEYTICGNISKDSILSIAKSIK, from the coding sequence ATGAAGGATAACATGAGAAATTTAAGGGAAATAACTAATTTAGTTTTAAAAGACATCCATGTAACTGAAAAGTTAAAAGATGATACTCTAAAAAAGTGCAAATATAAAAAGAAATTAAGATTAAAACCTATATATGCTGTAGGTATATCTACTGCAATAATTATATTTGCTCTAATAGATTATCATCATTATACTAATTTCCATAGTAATATAACTAAAAAATATATATATAATAATCCTATTGCAAGAGTGTCTATTAAGGCCTTAGATAAAATTATAGGAAAATCCACAGAACCCGAATTAAAAACCACAGAGGATAAATCAAAAAAATCAATACCGGCTAAAGATAATCCCTCAATTAACAGTGAAATTTCTCAAAATACCAAAGAAGATGTAAATTCAAAATCTAATTCTACTTCAGATTCAAAACCTAATATAAATAACAACGATAATACTACAACTTCACTACCTGAATCAAATGATACTACTGATTATCCCGTGGAAAATAAAAATCTAGAATCTGAAGATAAAACCACCGCGGTAAATCCAACAGAAAGTTCGGAGGAAACTAAAACCATATCTCCTGATACGTTAAGCCTTGCTAATGCTCAAGACTATTTTGGAGGAAATATTTCTATGCCTTCCTATGTACCAGAAAATTTTGCACTGACAAATATACATATTCCAGAAGATACAGAAACAGGGAAAATTATAACTATCGATTATAGCAACCCCGAAAATAAATATTTTAAGTTAATCCAAAGTAAAGAACTTTCTTATAATAGTTTTAATATTTCTGGTGAAAAAGTATCTATTAATGATAAAATCCAAGGATATATATATATATATAATGATCCAACTGTTTCAGATTCTCCTATAGTACAGATATGGTGGACTAAAGACAATATTGAATATACTATATGTGGTAATATATCTAAAGACTCTATATTATCTATAGCTAAATCAATTAAATAA
- a CDS encoding sigma-70 family RNA polymerase sigma factor, with amino-acid sequence MDKELERLMNCYGNDILRTAYIYLKDIHLAEDVFQDVFIKVYNNFDKFNGKSSEKTWILTITINTCRDILRSCWIKKVLRFDDTEYGVFNSTDDLNDTEDTVIKNIEYEDILKKVMDLPKKYKEVILLYYYQELSTSEISKILKIPEGTVRSRLYRARGILKYNIGGSIEYEG; translated from the coding sequence TTGGACAAGGAGCTGGAAAGGCTAATGAATTGTTATGGAAATGACATACTAAGGACTGCCTACATTTACCTTAAGGATATACACTTGGCAGAGGATGTCTTTCAGGATGTATTTATAAAAGTTTACAATAACTTTGATAAATTCAATGGAAAAAGCAGTGAAAAGACTTGGATACTTACTATAACCATAAACACTTGTAGAGATATACTTAGAAGTTGTTGGATAAAAAAAGTTCTGCGATTCGATGATACTGAATACGGAGTATTTAATTCTACAGATGATTTAAATGATACAGAAGATACCGTAATTAAAAATATAGAATACGAAGATATTTTAAAAAAGGTTATGGATTTACCAAAAAAATACAAGGAAGTTATACTCTTGTATTATTATCAGGAGTTGTCCACCTCCGAAATAAGTAAAATTTTAAAGATACCTGAAGGTACTGTAAGAAGCAGACTTTACAGAGCAAGAGGAATATTAAAATATAATATAGGTGGTAGTATTGAATATGAAGGATAA
- a CDS encoding class I SAM-dependent methyltransferase, which yields MNSVAYFDSIADRWNVIREDYFEDRLKYIVLSKFNIKDKICSDLGCGTGFISLALSQEAKLVFSIDNSRNMLKELHNTSSNRGIKNIYPIKGSAVDVPLFDESIDAVYMNMALHHVVDAEKVVKEAYRILKNKGMFIISDVEEHDGEWARIEMHDEWLGFSHEQIKHWMNEAGFKKIGIETTELKCKAYSSKGEYTETGIFIASGVKEGE from the coding sequence ATGAATTCAGTAGCTTATTTTGATTCTATTGCAGATAGGTGGAATGTAATTAGGGAAGATTATTTTGAGGATAGATTGAAGTATATTGTACTTTCTAAGTTTAATATAAAGGATAAAATATGTTCAGATTTAGGCTGTGGAACTGGATTTATTTCTTTAGCATTATCTCAGGAGGCAAAATTGGTGTTTTCTATAGATAATTCTAGAAATATGTTAAAGGAATTGCATAATACATCTTCAAATAGAGGAATAAAAAATATATATCCTATAAAAGGCTCTGCAGTGGATGTTCCTTTATTTGATGAGTCTATAGATGCTGTTTATATGAATATGGCACTTCATCATGTTGTAGATGCTGAAAAGGTAGTAAAAGAAGCCTATAGAATTTTAAAAAATAAAGGAATGTTTATCATATCAGATGTGGAAGAGCATGATGGAGAGTGGGCAAGAATTGAAATGCATGATGAATGGCTTGGATTTTCCCATGAACAAATAAAACATTGGATGAATGAAGCAGGATTTAAAAAAATAGGCATTGAGACTACAGAACTGAAGTGTAAAGCTTATTCAAGTAAAGGTGAATATACGGAAACAGGAATATTTATAGCAAGCGGGGTTAAGGAAGGAGAATAA
- a CDS encoding trans-sulfuration enzyme family protein codes for MKIESLLIHGGIDGDKITGAVSVPIYQTSTYKQEALGKNSGYEYSRTGNPTREAVEKLIADLEEGCRGFAFASGLAAISAVLMLFKSGDKVILSSNVYGGTFRVVDKIFKNFNLEYELVDTSDLEKVRESLNRNQNVKAIFIETPTNPLMTITDIAKISEIARKNKVMTIVDNTFMTPYLQKPIKLGADIVLHSATKYLGGHSDLIAGLLVVNNEELGEKIHFIQNSTGGILNPFDSWLLIRGIKTLSVRMDRHDENANYIAEFLKGNNLINKIYYPGFLNHPDHEIQKSQARGYGAILSFVLRDELDINKFFKGLKLITLGESLGGVESLICHPATMTHAAIPYEIRQEIGIEDGLIRLSVGLENKEDLIEDLKNALEFAR; via the coding sequence ATGAAAATTGAATCATTGTTGATACATGGTGGAATAGATGGAGATAAAATTACAGGAGCAGTTAGTGTGCCTATATATCAAACTTCTACTTACAAGCAAGAAGCACTTGGCAAAAATAGCGGCTATGAATACTCGAGAACAGGAAATCCCACAAGAGAAGCTGTGGAAAAATTAATTGCAGATTTAGAAGAAGGATGCAGAGGGTTTGCCTTTGCATCAGGACTTGCCGCTATATCAGCAGTGCTTATGCTCTTTAAAAGTGGAGATAAGGTAATACTTTCTAGTAATGTATATGGAGGAACCTTTAGAGTTGTAGATAAGATATTTAAAAATTTTAATTTAGAGTATGAATTAGTAGATACCAGTGATTTAGAAAAAGTTAGAGAGAGTCTTAATCGAAATCAAAATGTTAAAGCAATATTTATTGAAACTCCTACTAATCCTCTTATGACTATAACGGATATAGCAAAGATAAGTGAAATTGCAAGAAAAAATAAAGTGATGACAATTGTAGATAATACATTTATGACTCCATATCTGCAAAAACCTATAAAATTGGGAGCTGATATAGTACTCCATAGTGCCACTAAATATTTGGGGGGGCACAGTGATTTGATTGCTGGTCTCCTTGTAGTAAACAATGAAGAATTAGGAGAGAAAATTCATTTTATTCAAAATTCTACAGGAGGTATATTAAATCCATTTGACAGTTGGCTTCTGATAAGAGGAATAAAAACATTGTCTGTTAGGATGGACAGACACGATGAAAATGCTAATTATATAGCTGAATTTTTAAAGGGAAATAATTTAATAAATAAAATTTATTATCCAGGATTTTTAAACCATCCTGATCATGAAATTCAAAAATCTCAGGCCAGGGGGTATGGAGCAATTCTCTCTTTTGTATTAAGAGATGAATTAGATATAAATAAATTCTTTAAAGGATTAAAACTTATAACTCTAGGAGAAAGTCTGGGAGGAGTAGAATCCCTGATATGCCATCCAGCTACTATGACCCATGCAGCTATACCTTATGAGATAAGACAGGAGATTGGAATAGAAGATGGGTTAATTAGATTATCTGTAGGTCTTGAAAATAAAGAAGATCTCATAGAAGATTTAAAAAATGCATTGGAGTTTGCAAGATAA
- the cysK gene encoding cysteine synthase A: MVYYNDIKEMVGNTPILKLNNLNVKKEIGIFAKLESFNPGGSVKDRIGLYMIDSAEKKGLLNKGYTIVEATAGNTGLGVALGALNRGYKVIFVVPEKFSQEKQILMKALGAEIINTPKEEGMLGAIEKSQELLRDIPNSISLKQFENEDNPKAHYLTTGPEIYMDMEGNIDYLVAGAGSGGTFTGVARYLKEKNKNIKSILVDPEGSTMGGGTEGCYGIEGIGNNFIPETMDMSLVDKVIKVNDEEAFYMVRRLAEKEGLIVGSSSGAALVGALKLAQSIDKGNIVVVFPDRGDRYFSKNIYH; this comes from the coding sequence ATGGTTTATTATAATGATATAAAAGAAATGGTAGGAAATACTCCTATACTAAAATTAAATAATCTTAATGTAAAAAAAGAGATTGGTATATTTGCTAAATTGGAGAGTTTTAATCCTGGAGGAAGTGTAAAAGATAGAATTGGATTATATATGATAGACAGTGCAGAAAAAAAAGGGCTTTTAAATAAAGGATACACTATAGTGGAGGCTACAGCAGGAAATACAGGATTAGGGGTTGCACTCGGAGCATTAAATAGAGGATATAAGGTTATATTTGTAGTTCCGGAAAAATTTTCACAGGAGAAGCAAATATTGATGAAAGCTTTAGGTGCAGAAATAATAAACACTCCAAAAGAAGAAGGTATGTTAGGTGCCATAGAAAAGTCTCAAGAGCTTCTTCGTGATATACCAAATTCAATTTCGTTAAAACAGTTTGAAAATGAAGATAATCCTAAAGCACATTATCTAACTACAGGTCCTGAAATATATATGGACATGGAGGGAAATATAGATTATCTTGTAGCTGGTGCAGGCAGTGGTGGAACCTTTACAGGTGTTGCACGGTATTTGAAAGAAAAAAATAAAAATATAAAATCAATTTTAGTTGATCCAGAAGGTTCTACTATGGGAGGCGGAACTGAAGGATGCTATGGTATTGAGGGTATAGGTAATAATTTTATTCCTGAAACCATGGATATGAGTTTAGTAGATAAAGTTATAAAAGTGAATGATGAAGAAGCCTTTTATATGGTAAGGAGATTGGCTGAAAAAGAGGGATTAATAGTTGGTTCTTCTTCAGGTGCAGCTCTGGTAGGAGCCTTAAAATTAGCACAGTCTATAGATAAAGGAAATATAGTTGTAGTATTTCCAGATAGAGGCGATAGGTATTTTAGTAAAAATATTTATCATTAA
- a CDS encoding LysM peptidoglycan-binding domain-containing protein, whose translation MNIHVVRPGDSIWSIARRFGVTPDSIIDANGIEPQLSLVVGESLVIPTKERAYRVRPGDSLWSISERFGVSVNSIAQLNNISDTSAIYPGMVLRIPNKSKNYGVIETNGFIQPSNVNRETRIVNDAAPYLTYITPFSHHVTAEGGLTPLRDETIISLARNNRVAPLLSVTNLSGANFDTELIGNILNNENLQNTLITNIINTMDKKSYYGVIVDFERIPPSDREEYNDFLRKLVSRAHPLGYVVGTALAPKTYDVTVGAWHGAHDYRAHGEIVDFVIIMTYEWGWSGGPPMAVAPINEVRKVINYAVSVIPPKKIMMGVPLYGYDWTLPYTPGGEFAESIGNQEAVNRARRYGAQIKYDTKAESPYYNYIDEEGREHVVWFEDARSMEAKYKLVNEYGLRGVSFWQLGKAFPQNWRILDNMFQITKVIPPVS comes from the coding sequence TTGAATATACACGTAGTTCGTCCTGGTGATTCTATATGGTCCATAGCTAGAAGATTTGGAGTTACTCCAGATAGTATTATAGACGCCAATGGTATTGAGCCTCAGTTAAGTTTAGTAGTGGGAGAATCACTTGTAATTCCAACCAAAGAAAGAGCATACAGAGTAAGACCAGGAGATTCACTATGGTCTATATCTGAAAGATTTGGTGTCTCTGTAAATAGCATAGCCCAATTAAATAATATTTCAGACACTTCAGCCATTTATCCCGGAATGGTACTTAGAATACCAAATAAGTCAAAAAATTATGGTGTTATTGAAACTAATGGCTTTATACAGCCTTCTAATGTTAATAGAGAAACTAGAATTGTAAATGATGCAGCTCCATATTTGACTTATATAACTCCTTTTAGCCACCATGTTACAGCAGAAGGAGGATTGACTCCACTTAGAGATGAAACTATTATTAGTTTGGCCAGAAATAACAGAGTAGCACCATTGCTTTCTGTGACCAATTTATCAGGAGCAAATTTTGATACAGAATTAATAGGGAATATATTAAATAATGAAAATCTTCAAAACACCTTAATAACTAATATAATAAATACCATGGATAAGAAGTCCTATTATGGAGTTATAGTTGATTTTGAAAGGATTCCACCTTCTGATAGAGAAGAATACAATGATTTTCTTAGAAAATTAGTATCAAGAGCCCATCCATTAGGGTATGTGGTAGGAACCGCACTAGCACCGAAAACATATGATGTAACAGTTGGTGCTTGGCATGGAGCTCATGATTATAGAGCTCATGGCGAGATAGTTGATTTTGTTATAATAATGACTTATGAGTGGGGGTGGTCAGGAGGACCACCTATGGCAGTTGCACCAATTAATGAAGTACGTAAAGTAATAAATTATGCAGTAAGTGTAATTCCACCTAAAAAGATAATGATGGGAGTTCCTTTATATGGATATGATTGGACACTTCCTTATACTCCAGGGGGGGAATTTGCAGAAAGTATTGGAAACCAAGAGGCAGTAAATAGGGCTAGGAGATATGGGGCACAAATTAAATATGACACTAAAGCTGAGTCTCCTTACTATAATTATATAGATGAAGAAGGCAGAGAACATGTGGTATGGTTTGAAGATGCCAGGAGTATGGAAGCAAAATATAAACTTGTAAATGAATATGGATTAAGGGGTGTAAGCTTTTGGCAGTTGGGCAAGGCTTTTCCACAGAATTGGAGAATTCTAGACAACATGTTTCAGATTACAAAGGTTATACCACCTGTAAGTTGA